A window of Cohnella herbarum contains these coding sequences:
- a CDS encoding YheC/YheD family protein, which yields MPQHIGSKWRKTAALMRSKPLRRLIPETVRYDRARLIKMLNRYAMVYVKPETGTHGKGVMRVAQDGRNYRYQLGKQPRVFRSYGDLANDLAKRVKGRRYLIQRGIHLLKHNGRAFDLRVMAQLNPSKKWETTGIIGRVAAPRKIVTNYHDGGTLVQARRLLSGHMGKSATSSTIRRLEGVGVLAGQAMRNRYSGITEIGVDIGLDRSLTPWIIEVNTSPDPYIFRKLPDPSVFRKIRRYQQAYGRK from the coding sequence GTGCCGCAGCATATAGGAAGCAAGTGGAGGAAAACCGCCGCGTTGATGAGAAGTAAGCCGTTGCGGCGGCTTATCCCGGAGACGGTCCGATACGATCGAGCACGGCTGATCAAGATGCTGAACCGGTATGCGATGGTTTACGTGAAACCCGAAACCGGAACTCACGGCAAAGGCGTTATGAGGGTCGCTCAGGATGGCCGAAACTACCGGTACCAGTTAGGCAAGCAACCGAGAGTATTTCGTTCTTACGGAGACTTGGCCAACGATCTGGCAAAGCGGGTGAAAGGCAGGAGGTATTTGATTCAACGAGGCATTCACCTTCTGAAGCATAATGGCCGGGCATTCGACCTGAGGGTCATGGCGCAGTTAAATCCGAGCAAGAAATGGGAGACGACCGGCATCATCGGGAGGGTAGCGGCGCCGCGCAAAATCGTAACGAATTACCACGATGGAGGTACTTTAGTCCAAGCGCGTCGCTTGCTGTCCGGCCATATGGGCAAGAGCGCAACGTCAAGTACGATTCGCAGGCTGGAGGGCGTCGGCGTCCTTGCCGGACAGGCTATGCGTAACCGTTATTCCGGCATTACCGAAATCGGCGTCGATATTGGATTGGACCGGTCGTTAACGCCGTGGATTATCGAGGTAAACACTTCGCCTGATCCTTATATTTTCAGAAAGCTGCCCGATCCGTCCGTCTTCCGGAAAATTCGAAGATACCAACAAGCTTATGGGCGTAAGTAA